The following are encoded together in the Streptomyces rapamycinicus NRRL 5491 genome:
- a CDS encoding acyl-CoA dehydrogenase family protein produces MTASSVRPVSEREARQVAEAAREQVWHKPSFAKELFLGRFRLDLIHPHPAPAPDDVRRGETFLAKLQEFCETRVDAARIEREAQIPDETIKGLKELGALGMKIDTKYGGLGLTQVYYNKALALAGSVSPAIGALLSAHQSIGVPQPLKLFGTQEQKDRFLPRCARTDISAFLLTEPDVGSDPARLATTAVPDGDDYLLDGVKLWTTNGVVADLLVVMARVPRSEGRRGGITAFVVETASEGVTVENRNAFMGLRGLENGVTRLHRVRVPAANRIGPEGAGLKIALTTLNTGRLSLPAMCAGAGKWCLKIAREWSAAREQWGKPIAEHEAVGAKISFIAATTFALEAVIDLASQMADEDRNDIRIEAALAKLYGSEMAWLMADELVQIRGGRGYETAASLAARGERAVPAEQMLRDLRINRIFEGSTEIMHLLIAREAVDAHLSVAGDLIDPDKSLQDKGKAAAKAGGFYARWLPGLLTGPGQLPRSYPEFNPAGHPDLSPHLRYVERSARKLARSTFYAMSRWKGRMETKQGFLSRIVDIGAELFAMSAACVRAEMLRSRGDHGVAAYQLADAFCRQARIRAEELFGRLWTNTDELDRKVVSGVLSGTYEWLEHGVIDPSGDGPWIADATPGPTVEQNVHRPIH; encoded by the coding sequence ATGACCGCATCCTCCGTCAGGCCGGTGTCCGAGCGTGAAGCGCGCCAGGTCGCCGAGGCCGCACGCGAACAGGTATGGCACAAGCCCAGCTTCGCCAAGGAGCTCTTCCTCGGCCGCTTCCGACTCGATCTGATCCATCCCCACCCCGCCCCCGCCCCGGACGACGTCCGCCGCGGCGAGACCTTCCTCGCCAAGCTCCAGGAGTTCTGCGAGACGCGGGTCGACGCCGCCCGTATCGAGCGCGAGGCGCAGATCCCCGACGAGACCATCAAGGGGCTCAAGGAACTCGGCGCGCTCGGCATGAAGATCGACACCAAGTACGGGGGCCTCGGTCTCACCCAGGTCTACTACAACAAGGCCCTGGCCCTGGCCGGTTCCGTCAGCCCGGCGATCGGCGCCCTGCTCTCCGCCCACCAGTCCATCGGCGTACCCCAGCCGCTGAAGCTCTTCGGCACCCAGGAGCAGAAGGACCGCTTCCTGCCGCGCTGCGCCCGCACCGACATCTCGGCCTTCCTGCTCACCGAGCCGGACGTGGGCTCCGACCCGGCCCGCCTCGCCACCACCGCCGTGCCCGACGGCGACGACTACCTGCTGGACGGCGTCAAGCTGTGGACCACCAACGGCGTGGTCGCCGACCTGCTCGTGGTGATGGCCCGGGTGCCGCGCTCCGAGGGCCGCAGGGGCGGCATCACCGCCTTCGTCGTCGAGACCGCCTCCGAGGGCGTCACCGTCGAGAACCGCAACGCCTTCATGGGGCTGCGCGGTCTGGAGAACGGCGTCACCCGCCTGCACCGGGTCCGGGTCCCGGCCGCCAACCGGATCGGCCCCGAGGGCGCCGGCCTCAAGATCGCGCTGACCACGCTCAACACCGGGCGGCTGTCGCTGCCCGCGATGTGCGCGGGCGCCGGGAAGTGGTGTCTGAAGATCGCCCGCGAATGGTCCGCCGCCCGTGAGCAGTGGGGCAAGCCCATCGCCGAGCACGAGGCCGTCGGCGCCAAGATCTCCTTCATCGCGGCGACCACCTTCGCCCTGGAGGCCGTCATCGACCTCGCCTCCCAGATGGCCGACGAGGACCGCAACGACATCCGCATCGAGGCGGCGCTCGCCAAGCTCTACGGCAGCGAGATGGCCTGGCTGATGGCCGACGAACTGGTCCAGATCCGCGGCGGCCGTGGCTATGAGACCGCGGCCTCGCTGGCCGCCCGCGGGGAGCGGGCCGTCCCCGCCGAGCAGATGCTGCGCGATCTGCGCATCAACCGGATCTTCGAGGGCTCGACCGAGATCATGCACCTCCTCATCGCCCGCGAGGCCGTGGACGCCCATCTGTCCGTGGCGGGCGATCTCATCGACCCCGACAAGTCCCTCCAGGACAAGGGCAAGGCTGCCGCCAAGGCCGGTGGCTTCTACGCCCGCTGGCTGCCCGGCCTGCTCACCGGCCCCGGCCAGCTGCCCCGCTCCTACCCGGAGTTCAACCCGGCCGGGCACCCGGACCTCTCCCCGCATCTGCGCTATGTGGAGCGCTCGGCGCGCAAGCTGGCCCGCTCCACGTTCTACGCCATGTCGCGCTGGAAGGGCCGGATGGAGACCAAACAGGGCTTCCTCAGCCGGATCGTCGACATCGGCGCGGAGCTGTTCGCGATGAGCGCGGCCTGCGTACGGGCCGAGATGCTGCGCTCCCGCGGCGACCACGGCGTCGCGGCCTACCAGTTGGCCGACGCGTTCTGCCGGCAGGCCAGGATCCGCGCCGAGGAGCTCTTCGGGCGGCTGTGGACCAACACCGACGAACTCGACCGCAAGGTGGTATCCGGGGTGCTCTCCGGAACGTACGAGTGGCTCGAGCACGGCGTGATCGATCCCAGCGGCGACGGCCCCTGGATCGCCGACGCCACTCCCGGCCCGACCGTCGAGCAGAACGTCCACCGGCCCATCCACTGA
- a CDS encoding LacI family DNA-binding transcriptional regulator, with protein sequence MVTLAEVARHAGVSASTVSYVLSGKRSISAPTRERVEHSIKELGYHPNAGARALASSRSNILALMVPLRTDMYVPVMMEIAIAVATTARSHGYDVLLLTGEEGPAAVRRVTGSGLADAMIVMDVELEDERLPLLHAARQPTVLIGLPADTVGLTCVDLDFTATGALCAEHLADLGHREIAVVGEAPAVYERHTGFAERTLEGLRRRAAELGVRLLHRPGEGSYESMDGTLSRIFDERPGTTGFVVQNEAAIDPLLSLLRRQGRAVPEDVSVVAICPEQVATQASVRLTSVAIPAQEMGRRAVALAVAKLAGGAPEEQVTLLAPELTVRASSGPAPGTS encoded by the coding sequence ATGGTCACCCTCGCCGAGGTCGCCCGCCACGCCGGAGTCTCCGCCAGCACGGTGAGCTACGTCCTCAGCGGCAAGCGGTCGATCTCCGCTCCCACGCGTGAGCGCGTCGAGCACAGCATCAAGGAGCTCGGCTACCACCCCAACGCCGGAGCCCGCGCCCTGGCCAGCAGCCGCTCCAACATCCTCGCGCTCATGGTGCCACTGCGGACGGACATGTATGTGCCGGTGATGATGGAGATCGCCATCGCGGTCGCCACCACCGCCCGCTCCCACGGCTATGACGTCCTGCTGCTCACCGGCGAGGAGGGCCCGGCGGCGGTGCGCCGGGTGACCGGCAGCGGACTCGCCGACGCCATGATCGTGATGGACGTGGAGCTGGAGGACGAGCGGCTGCCGCTGCTGCACGCGGCCCGCCAGCCCACCGTGCTGATCGGGCTGCCCGCCGACACCGTCGGCCTGACCTGCGTCGACCTGGACTTCACCGCCACCGGTGCGCTGTGCGCCGAGCATCTGGCGGACCTCGGCCACCGGGAGATCGCCGTCGTGGGCGAGGCCCCGGCCGTCTATGAGCGCCACACCGGCTTCGCCGAGCGGACCCTGGAGGGGCTGCGCCGCCGCGCCGCCGAGCTGGGGGTGCGGCTGCTGCACCGGCCGGGCGAGGGCAGCTACGAGTCCATGGACGGCACCCTCTCCCGGATCTTCGACGAGCGGCCCGGCACCACCGGCTTCGTGGTGCAGAACGAGGCGGCCATCGATCCGCTGCTCAGCCTGTTGCGCCGGCAGGGCCGCGCGGTGCCCGAGGACGTCTCGGTGGTCGCCATATGCCCCGAGCAGGTGGCCACCCAGGCGTCGGTGCGGCTCACCTCGGTGGCCATCCCCGCGCAGGAGATGGGGCGGCGGGCCGTGGCACTGGCCGTGGCGAAGCTGGCGGGCGGCGCCCCCGAGGAGCAGGTGACCCTGCTCGCCCCGGAGCTGACCGTACGGGCCAGCTCGGGCCCGGCGCCCGGCACGTCCTGA
- a CDS encoding glycoside hydrolase family 12 protein, which produces MQRAARTLFLTPLIALLALIGFAAAPAQAATWSSSDQWGTWSNGGYTLYNNIWGSGAGAQTIWANSYSDWGVWANHPNTGGIKSYPNAKKVVGKKISAISTLTSTYNVTVPSSGAYNTSYDIWDSNYDYEIMLWVNKTGPVGPLGTAQGNVTLGGHTWSVYKGSNGANEVFSFIRTSNSTSGSVDIKPIVNWIKNTKGWFGDVTIGDVQFGYEITSSAGGLDFRTNGFGVSAS; this is translated from the coding sequence GTGCAACGAGCCGCTCGAACGCTCTTCCTGACCCCGCTGATCGCGTTACTCGCGCTGATCGGCTTCGCCGCCGCCCCCGCCCAGGCCGCGACCTGGTCCTCCTCGGACCAGTGGGGCACCTGGTCCAACGGCGGCTACACCCTCTACAACAACATCTGGGGCTCCGGCGCCGGAGCCCAGACCATCTGGGCCAACTCCTACAGCGACTGGGGAGTGTGGGCCAACCACCCGAACACCGGCGGCATCAAGTCCTACCCCAACGCCAAGAAGGTCGTCGGCAAGAAGATCAGCGCCATCTCCACGCTGACCAGCACCTACAACGTCACCGTGCCGTCCTCGGGCGCCTACAACACCTCGTACGACATCTGGGACTCCAACTACGACTACGAGATCATGCTGTGGGTCAACAAGACCGGCCCGGTCGGCCCGCTCGGCACCGCCCAGGGCAACGTCACCCTCGGCGGCCACACCTGGAGCGTCTACAAGGGCAGCAACGGGGCCAATGAGGTCTTCTCGTTCATCCGCACCTCGAACTCCACCTCCGGCTCCGTGGACATCAAGCCCATCGTGAACTGGATCAAGAACACCAAGGGCTGGTTCGGCGATGTGACCATCGGCGACGTCCAGTTCGGCTACGAGATCACCTCCTCGGCCGGCGGTCTGGACTTCCGCACCAACGGCTTCGGGGTGAGCGCGAGCTGA
- a CDS encoding beta-galactosidase, with protein sequence MPDLNDATRGRVLYGGDYNPEQWPESVWHDDIRLMRRAGVTTVTVGVFSWARLEPRPGARDFDWLDRVLGLLHEGGIEVCLATPTASPPPWMGSRHPETLPRDENGTVVWYGSRNQFCASSPVYRDHALRITEDLADRYGGHPALRMWHVGNEYGTHCWCDETARHFRRWLRTRYGDLDALNEAWGTAFWSQRYDSWEEIIPPRRAQYLINPGQALDFRRFTSDALLECFTAERDALAARTPHIPVTTNFHPLFIGQDGWAWAAEEDVVSVDLYPDPKDPHAVAYGALVQDLTRSQAGGPWVLMEQAAGPVNWRGVNHPKPHGLMRLWSLQAVARGADAVCFFQWRQSRQGSEKFHSGMVPHAGEHSRTFARVRELGAELRELAPVAGTDVPARAAILHDWHSWWATVQDGRPSSLVSCERLLRAWHQALWERNLTTDFAHPHADLTDYALVAVPQLYLLTDEALDNLAAYVRGGGTLVCGFFTGVVDEDDRVRPGGLDRRLRGLLGIRTVHEWWPLDEGETLTAEGAWLGAFHGTLWSEDLEPSTAEPVARIKGGELDGRPAVTRNAYGTGTAWYVSTLPEPAALRVLLGRAAEEAGLAPALPGLPEGVEAVRRGPYLFLLNHGRTPAVVPLPSAPAARTDLLTGRAHHTSVRLDRFAVMVLAPSEPLA encoded by the coding sequence ATGCCCGACCTGAACGACGCCACCCGCGGCCGCGTCCTCTACGGCGGCGACTACAACCCCGAGCAGTGGCCCGAGAGCGTCTGGCACGACGACATCCGGCTGATGCGCCGGGCGGGCGTCACCACCGTCACCGTCGGCGTCTTCTCCTGGGCCCGGCTCGAACCCCGCCCCGGCGCACGGGACTTCGACTGGCTGGACCGGGTCCTGGGCCTGCTCCACGAGGGCGGGATCGAGGTGTGCCTGGCCACCCCGACCGCCTCCCCGCCGCCCTGGATGGGCTCCCGCCACCCCGAGACCCTGCCGCGCGACGAGAACGGCACGGTCGTCTGGTACGGCTCACGGAACCAGTTCTGCGCCTCGTCGCCCGTCTACCGCGACCACGCCCTGCGCATCACCGAGGACCTGGCGGACCGCTACGGCGGCCATCCGGCGCTGCGGATGTGGCACGTCGGCAACGAGTACGGCACCCACTGCTGGTGCGACGAGACCGCCCGGCACTTCCGCCGCTGGCTGCGCACGCGGTACGGCGACCTGGACGCCCTCAACGAGGCGTGGGGGACGGCCTTCTGGAGCCAGCGCTACGACTCCTGGGAGGAGATCATCCCGCCGCGCCGCGCCCAGTACCTGATCAACCCCGGGCAGGCGCTGGACTTCCGCCGCTTCACCAGCGACGCCCTGCTGGAGTGCTTCACCGCCGAACGCGACGCGCTGGCCGCCCGCACCCCGCACATCCCCGTGACCACCAACTTCCATCCGCTGTTCATCGGCCAGGACGGCTGGGCCTGGGCGGCGGAGGAGGACGTGGTCTCCGTCGACCTCTACCCCGACCCCAAGGACCCGCACGCGGTCGCCTACGGGGCGCTGGTCCAGGATCTGACCCGCTCCCAGGCGGGCGGCCCCTGGGTCCTCATGGAGCAGGCGGCGGGCCCGGTCAACTGGCGCGGTGTGAACCACCCCAAGCCGCACGGGCTGATGCGGCTGTGGTCCCTCCAGGCCGTCGCGCGCGGCGCCGACGCGGTCTGCTTCTTCCAGTGGCGGCAGTCCCGGCAGGGCAGCGAGAAGTTCCACTCCGGGATGGTCCCGCACGCCGGTGAGCACAGCCGCACCTTCGCCCGGGTGCGCGAACTCGGCGCCGAGCTGCGCGAACTGGCCCCGGTCGCGGGCACGGACGTCCCCGCGCGGGCCGCGATCCTGCACGACTGGCACTCCTGGTGGGCCACCGTCCAGGACGGCCGCCCCTCCTCCCTGGTCTCCTGCGAACGGCTGCTGCGCGCCTGGCACCAGGCCCTGTGGGAGCGGAACCTCACCACCGACTTCGCCCATCCGCACGCCGACCTCACCGACTACGCCCTCGTCGCCGTCCCCCAGCTGTATCTGCTGACCGACGAGGCGCTGGACAACCTCGCGGCGTATGTACGCGGCGGCGGGACCCTCGTCTGCGGCTTCTTCACCGGCGTCGTCGACGAGGACGACCGGGTGCGCCCCGGCGGGTTGGACCGCCGCCTCCGCGGCCTCCTCGGCATCCGTACGGTCCACGAGTGGTGGCCGCTGGACGAGGGCGAGACGCTCACCGCCGAGGGCGCCTGGCTGGGCGCGTTCCACGGCACCCTCTGGTCCGAGGACCTGGAGCCGTCCACCGCCGAACCGGTAGCCCGGATCAAGGGCGGTGAGCTCGACGGCCGCCCCGCCGTCACCCGCAACGCCTACGGCACCGGCACCGCCTGGTACGTCTCCACCCTCCCCGAACCCGCCGCCCTGCGCGTCCTGCTCGGCCGCGCCGCCGAGGAGGCGGGGCTGGCACCCGCGCTGCCCGGCCTCCCCGAGGGCGTCGAGGCGGTGCGGCGCGGCCCGTATCTCTTCCTGCTCAACCACGGCCGCACCCCGGCGGTCGTCCCCCTGCCGTCCGCTCCGGCCGCGCGGACGGATCTGCTCACCGGGCGCGCGCACCACACCAGCGTCCGGCTGGACCGCTTCGCGGTCATGGTCCTGGCCCCATCCGAACCCCTTGCCTGA
- a CDS encoding carbohydrate ABC transporter permease, whose translation MTVTERTAAPAGPAAPPARRRRDERRPVWEEEPGRVGQGLKGATLAGVCLAILGPLWVVIVTSLSDQRTITDAGGLVIFPKTITFRAYTELLSGGTVTRATLVSLALTAVGTVISTVVSVLCAYGLSRPGSFLHRPILMVLLVTMFFNAGLIPTYLLVTGVGLEGSYWSMILPGAVSVFNVLVLRAFFQNIAPELIDSARIDGAGDWRILFRIVLPLSKAVIAVVSLFYAVGYWSQWFNAMLYLNDQDMWPLQMILRQLVIKQQAPQGMSQMISTQQIPGLAVQMAVMVLALIPVAVLYPFVQKHFTKGMLTGAVKG comes from the coding sequence ATGACCGTGACCGAACGGACCGCGGCCCCGGCCGGACCCGCTGCCCCGCCCGCGCGGCGGCGCCGCGACGAGAGGCGACCGGTGTGGGAGGAGGAGCCCGGCAGGGTCGGCCAGGGGCTCAAGGGGGCCACCCTGGCCGGGGTGTGTCTGGCGATCCTCGGCCCGCTGTGGGTGGTGATCGTCACCAGCCTCTCCGACCAGCGGACCATCACCGACGCCGGGGGGCTGGTGATCTTCCCCAAGACGATCACCTTCCGCGCCTACACCGAGCTGCTGAGCGGCGGCACGGTGACCCGGGCGACGCTCGTCAGCCTCGCGCTCACCGCCGTGGGCACCGTGATCAGCACCGTCGTCTCGGTCCTGTGCGCCTACGGCCTGTCCCGCCCGGGGTCCTTCCTGCACCGGCCGATCCTGATGGTGCTGCTGGTCACCATGTTCTTCAACGCCGGTCTCATACCCACGTATCTGCTGGTCACCGGTGTCGGCCTGGAGGGCAGCTACTGGTCGATGATCCTTCCCGGGGCCGTCTCGGTCTTCAACGTCCTGGTGCTGCGGGCGTTCTTCCAGAACATCGCGCCCGAGCTGATCGACAGCGCCCGGATCGACGGCGCCGGGGACTGGCGGATCCTGTTCCGCATCGTGCTGCCGCTGTCGAAGGCCGTGATCGCGGTGGTCTCGCTCTTCTACGCGGTCGGCTACTGGAGCCAGTGGTTCAACGCCATGCTCTACCTCAACGACCAGGACATGTGGCCGCTGCAGATGATCCTGCGCCAGCTGGTGATCAAGCAGCAGGCGCCGCAGGGCATGTCCCAGATGATCTCCACCCAGCAGATCCCCGGACTGGCGGTGCAGATGGCCGTCATGGTGCTCGCGCTGATCCCGGTCGCGGTGCTCTACCCCTTCGTCCAGAAGCACTTCACCAAGGGCATGCTCACCGGCGCCGTCAAGGGCTGA
- a CDS encoding ABC transporter permease has translation MAERARGALAARTGWWHRLRRDRTLLLMAAPAVGLLLLFTYVPLLWTTVAFKDYDPFTQGLWTSPWVGLDNFTLLFEDSRFWDAFANTLSITFIQLVLFFPVPIALALLLNSVLSDKVRGLVQSILYLPHFFSWVLVITIFQQMLGGAGLLAQQLRAHGHEGFDLMTDPGVFKFLITAQLVWKDAGWGVIVFLAALSAVNQDLYEAAAVDGANRRRRMWHITLPALRPVVALLLVLRVGDSLTVGFEQILLQRDAVGPGASEVFDTYVWWVGIANTDYGIAAAGGLIKGVFSLVLVLIANKVAHLLGEQGVYRK, from the coding sequence ATGGCCGAGCGGGCCCGTGGCGCCCTGGCGGCCCGCACCGGATGGTGGCACCGGCTGCGCCGCGACCGCACCCTGCTGCTGATGGCCGCTCCCGCCGTCGGTCTGCTCCTGCTCTTCACCTACGTCCCGCTGCTCTGGACCACGGTCGCCTTCAAGGATTACGACCCGTTCACCCAGGGGCTGTGGACCAGCCCCTGGGTGGGCCTCGACAACTTCACCCTCCTCTTCGAGGACAGCCGCTTCTGGGACGCCTTCGCCAACACCCTCTCCATCACCTTCATCCAGCTGGTGCTGTTCTTCCCGGTGCCCATCGCGCTCGCGCTGCTGCTCAACAGCGTGCTCAGCGACAAGGTCCGCGGCCTGGTGCAGTCGATCCTGTACCTGCCGCACTTCTTCTCCTGGGTGCTGGTGATCACGATCTTCCAGCAGATGCTCGGCGGCGCCGGACTGCTCGCCCAGCAGCTGCGCGCCCACGGTCACGAGGGCTTCGACCTGATGACCGACCCGGGCGTCTTCAAGTTCCTGATCACCGCCCAGCTGGTGTGGAAGGACGCGGGCTGGGGCGTGATCGTCTTTCTGGCCGCGCTCTCCGCCGTCAACCAGGACCTCTACGAGGCCGCGGCCGTGGACGGCGCGAACCGCCGGCGCCGGATGTGGCACATCACGCTGCCCGCGCTGCGCCCCGTGGTCGCCCTGCTGCTGGTGCTGCGCGTCGGCGACTCGCTGACCGTCGGCTTCGAGCAGATCCTGCTCCAGCGCGACGCGGTGGGGCCCGGCGCCTCGGAGGTCTTCGACACCTATGTGTGGTGGGTCGGCATCGCCAACACCGACTACGGGATCGCCGCCGCCGGCGGTCTGATCAAGGGCGTCTTCAGCCTGGTGCTGGTGCTGATCGCCAACAAGGTCGCTCATTTGCTCGGCGAGCAGGGGGTCTACCGGAAATGA
- a CDS encoding extracellular solute-binding protein, whose translation MPNSQASASTSPPSRRTFLAATAVAAAAVAGGVPLLTGCSTEEGSGKGGTTSGKELKNLLPTYVASKVSDPDIPGVNGSSPGYTKAPPAAELVASVRGKPGHGGSYTMFEPLWGTPPPKNNAYYKAVNEALGATVKLQPQDGNTYGEKLGAVLASGDIADIVMIPLWEMGGRIHGAVSAKFADLGPYLSGDKVKKYPNLAAIPTAAWQMSVFGGKLRGLPMPSRPLTGVIPYYREDIFTKEGYQVPKSPAEFLALAKEITRPKSKVWACDDMWWSAQRFFGCPGEKPYYWIEKNGKLVHKVETENYLEALEWCRKLFAGGYVHPDAVAGKANDALTRFTSGQTLLYNDGDAKWYGATFEQAGPNPDFKIQGMDWFGPDGGDPVIYLDPPAQIWSFLNKKLSKDQIEEILALANFIAAPFGTKEQRLIDYGVEGVHHDMKKGVPVKNATGIRDVQDTYRFIVSPQASVAYPDFPQMVEDYCGWMQRMGKFARKPLFYGMQIQEPNRYASLYTPFEDLAKDVTRGRKSIKDAQRAVSDWRSGGGDRLRDWYAGLLEKNGSGA comes from the coding sequence ATGCCGAACTCCCAGGCTTCGGCCTCCACTTCCCCTCCCAGCCGGAGAACCTTCCTGGCCGCCACGGCGGTTGCCGCGGCGGCCGTCGCGGGAGGGGTTCCGCTGCTCACCGGCTGCTCCACCGAGGAGGGCTCCGGCAAGGGCGGCACCACCTCCGGCAAGGAGCTGAAGAACCTGCTGCCCACCTATGTGGCCTCGAAGGTGTCGGACCCGGACATCCCCGGCGTCAACGGCTCCAGCCCCGGCTACACCAAGGCGCCGCCCGCCGCCGAACTGGTCGCCTCCGTGCGGGGCAAGCCCGGCCACGGCGGTAGCTACACGATGTTCGAACCGCTCTGGGGCACCCCGCCGCCCAAGAACAACGCCTACTACAAGGCGGTCAACGAGGCGCTCGGCGCCACGGTCAAGCTCCAGCCGCAGGACGGCAACACCTACGGCGAGAAGCTCGGCGCCGTCCTCGCCTCCGGCGACATCGCCGATATCGTGATGATTCCGCTGTGGGAGATGGGCGGGCGGATTCATGGCGCGGTCAGCGCCAAGTTCGCCGATCTGGGCCCGTATCTCTCCGGTGACAAGGTCAAGAAATATCCGAACCTCGCCGCCATTCCCACCGCCGCCTGGCAGATGTCCGTCTTCGGCGGCAAGCTCCGCGGGCTGCCGATGCCCTCCCGTCCGCTCACCGGCGTCATTCCCTACTACCGCGAGGACATCTTCACCAAGGAGGGCTATCAGGTCCCCAAGAGCCCGGCGGAATTCCTCGCCCTGGCCAAGGAGATCACCCGGCCCAAGAGCAAGGTGTGGGCCTGCGACGACATGTGGTGGTCGGCGCAGCGGTTCTTCGGCTGCCCGGGGGAGAAGCCGTACTACTGGATCGAGAAGAACGGCAAGCTGGTCCACAAGGTCGAGACCGAGAACTATCTCGAGGCCCTGGAATGGTGCCGCAAGCTCTTCGCCGGGGGCTATGTCCACCCCGACGCGGTCGCGGGCAAGGCCAATGACGCGCTGACCCGCTTCACCTCCGGGCAGACCCTCCTCTACAACGACGGCGACGCCAAGTGGTACGGCGCCACCTTCGAACAGGCCGGTCCCAACCCCGACTTCAAGATCCAGGGAATGGACTGGTTCGGCCCCGACGGCGGCGACCCGGTCATCTATCTCGACCCGCCCGCCCAGATCTGGTCCTTCCTCAACAAGAAACTCTCCAAGGATCAGATCGAGGAAATCCTCGCCCTCGCGAACTTCATCGCCGCGCCCTTCGGGACCAAGGAGCAGCGCCTCATCGACTACGGCGTCGAAGGCGTGCACCACGACATGAAGAAGGGCGTACCGGTCAAGAACGCCACGGGGATCCGGGACGTCCAGGACACGTATCGCTTCATCGTCTCCCCGCAGGCGAGCGTCGCCTATCCGGACTTCCCGCAGATGGTCGAGGACTACTGCGGCTGGATGCAGCGGATGGGCAAGTTCGCCAGGAAACCGCTCTTCTACGGAATGCAGATCCAGGAGCCCAATCGGTACGCCTCGCTCTACACGCCGTTCGAGGACCTCGCGAAGGACGTCACCCGGGGCCGTAAGTCGATCAAGGACGCCCAGCGGGCCGTCAGCGACTGGCGCAGCGGTGGCGGCGACCGGCTCCGCGACTGGTACGCGGGGCTCCTCGAGAAGAACGGCAGCGGCGCCTGA